In one window of Enoplosus armatus isolate fEnoArm2 chromosome 7, fEnoArm2.hap1, whole genome shotgun sequence DNA:
- the b3gnt5a gene encoding lactosylceramide 1,3-N-acetyl-beta-D-glucosaminyltransferase A: protein MFMNFRRIHKCQCVQLLTTGLVLCVVMVCWEELDHHVVSHMRSYTYRYLVNSYNFLNSSFAINTNHHHRKDGSAGADGRLVNYPYLINHPDKCAGRGGDGKSGDDVLLLLFVKSSPENFERRQAIRDTWGNESFVWSELGASVRVLFALGVHPDIEWRSRVQNELLQEDRAYGDLIQQNFLDTFHNLTTKLILQFHWGHEYCPQARFLMSADDDIFVHMPNLVKYLRQLLSKPSGAKDLWVGHVHRGAPPIRRKESKYHVPYDLYPWPSYPDYTAGAGYVVSGDVAAKIYRVTLVLNSSMYIDDVFMGICAKAIGVSPQEHVYFSGEGKAPYHPCIYDRMITSHGHATDVRSLWQAATNPIVHSNSRGFMGNLYCTAVRVMLLCLPYYQNTYSCMAAFT from the coding sequence ATGTTCATGAACTTCCGTCGTATCCACAAGTGCCAGTGCGTGCAGCTGCTGACCACAGGCCTGGTGCTGTGTGTGGTGATGGTCTGCTGGGAGGAGCTGGACCACCACGTGGTTAGCCACATGAGATCCTACACGTACCGCTACCTGGTCAACAGCTACAACTTTCTCAATTCTTCCTTCGCCATTAACACCAACCATCACCACAGAAAAGACGGTTCTGCTGGTGCAGATGGTCGGTTAGTGAACTATCCATACCTCATCAACCACCCGGATAAATGTGCAGGTCGAGGTGGAGATGGGAAAAGCGGGGACGATGTCCTCCTGCTTCTGTTTGTGAAATCTTCGCCAGAGAACTTTGAGCGGCGGCAGGCCATCAGGGACACATGGGGGAACGAGAGCTTTGTTTGGTCAGAACTGGGGGCAAGCGTGAGGGTGTTGTTCGCTCTCGGTGTGCACCCGGATATCGAGTGGAGATCCAGAGTGCAGAACGAGCTGCTGCAAGAGGACCGGGCCTACGGAGACCTGATCCAGCAGAACTTTTTGGACACCTTCCACAACCTGACTACCAAACTGATTCTGCAGTTCCACTGGGGCCATGAATACTGCCCTCAGGCACGCTTCCTCATGTCTGCTGATGATGACATCTTCGTCCACATGCCCAATTTGGTGAAGTACCTGCGGCAGCTCCTGAGCAAACCATCAGGGGCCAAAGACCTGTGGGTGGGGCATGTACACAGAGGAGCCCCTCCGATTCGCCGTAAAGAAAGCAAATACCATGTTCCGTATGATCTGTACCCCTGGCCTTCCTACCCAGATTACACTGCTGGAGCGGGGTACGTGGTTTCAGGTGATGTGGCCGCTAAGATCTACCGTGTGACTCTGGTGCTGAACTCCTCCATGTACATTGACGATGTCTTCATGGGGATTTGTGCCAAGGCCATTGGGGTCTCTCCCCAGGAGCATGTGTACTTTTCAGGGGAGGGCAAGGCTCCGTACCACCCCTGCATCTATGATCGCATGATCACATCGCACGGTCACGCCACAGATGTGCGCTCACTATGGCAGGCAGCAACGAACCCTATAGTGCACAGCAACTCCAGAGGATTTATGGGTAATCTGTACTGCACAGCAGTGAGAGTGATGTTGCTGTGTCTGCCATATTACCAGAACACGTACTCCTGTATGGCTGCTTTTACATAA